The window CCGTGCGTTTAACCCGCAATTTTAGGTTTTGTTTATTGCGTTCTTACCCTTATACTTTATTCAATCTCTCGTAATTTCaagaaaactttaaatttgtaGAGTTTTGTATATTGTGTATTAGCCCTCATACTTACTCAAACTCTCGTAACTTTCAAAGACtttaaatttctataaaacttattttttttttcggaTCATATTTTTGATCAAGTTAACTTTTCTTCTGATCAGACTTCCCAAACAAATCAAATTCTCTCTctaatcagattttttttaagtttattaaaaagGCAAGACTGAAATCAGCTCATATATATAAACCACTTACGAATAGTTTACTCGAAAGTGATATTCAAGAAGATAAGCAATTTGAGTTTGAGGCAACCCAACAACACTTAACATGTGTAGATACACGGatataatatcatattttaaatcttgttttatttcttaaaaagaAGATTCATCTGTGTATTACACTTTGGTTTTTATAAACTAGTTAAAAGAAATTTGGTTATACGTTCGTTTCCCGATTCGGAACTAAAATCGAAATAAAATAAGTTTGTGAAAGCTTCTTAAATCTTACTTCCAATACGATTCCAAAAATACATCTTAAAAATATGTTGGATGCTTACGTTTTTGTTTAGGAATCACACTTCCATTATAATAACTCATTGTTATGACGAAGTAAGAAAtttaacattatatttttattttataaaaaatttaaaattaatagtaTTAAAATAGAGAGagtacaaaatataaaaatatacaaaacggatactataaaatatatttgtgcATAATAATTTGTTTAGCCATATGTTCTGGAGGGCTCCCCATCGACCTTTCTTCTGCCTATCctactgatgatgatgatgatgatgatgattgcaACTCTGATGGAAGCATCTCATCAGAAACTGATCTGGATTGTGAGGTGGGAAGCAGCTCACAACTTGCAAGTGAAACTGATGATGCTGGTTCCCGTCAAAAAGAAGTAGCCGATGCTGCTGCTGACTCTCAGAACTAGCTATTAACTTTTCTTAAAGATAATGTACTTTTGTCTCTATCAAATTGGGTTTCGTTTTGTGTATTGATATGCTGTCTTAAAACTCTCTCTGCTTTTGTGTGTACACCTTTTAAAACAATATGATTTGCATCCAGAACCTCCTTTTAAAACAATTAGGAGGTTTGATAGGGAGCAATAAAGTTTGGTCTATTTACATTATAATTTCTGAAAGATCCAAACGACTATAAACAAAACTTTAGTGAAAACAGTATCCGATTCGATACTGAGTTAGACCAGAACTAAACCGGTATTGTTAGTTGGTTGTCCAGATGTGCAATTATTcgtaattttatgtttattgttCATGTTATGATGATTGTAATCAGGTGAAATACTGAATCTGTTCAAAGTTTAGGTCGTGAACAGAATCAGCTGAGAAACTGTTATGAGTTCAGTTAAATATCTCATCACGTTCAACAGAGACAGCTCAtgtaagaagaaagaaaaattaaaaaccgTTTGTTTGGTACTTTGGTTTAGGGAGAGGTTGCTGtgacgtctctctctctctattctcctTAACAGAAACGGCATGCATTTCTTCCTTCTTTAACTTCCTTTCTCCATTCCTTACACGACAACATGAAATAACTCATCACAGATTGTCATTCTTTCTGATGTTTGACCAACAAATTTctattaacaaaagaaaaagaaagtgacaaaaacttaaacaaaaaaaaaacggttaACAATAAAGGGATAAAAGAGTCTTTTTCTATTTCCTCCATATTCTTCTCCTGCTTTTCCTCGTTTCTCTTTTTCTGGTATATGAACAAGTTTTGAGCTGTGACCATTAGACCAACAACAACAGTCTTTATACCTTCTTTttagttctctctctctctcttcctcttgtTGTCTTCTTCTGCTTTTAAGTTTCTTGTTTGTTGGGTTCAGAAACTAGGATTCACATTCACCTGCTGCCTCTGGCTTGCTCTTTCAGGTATATCTCTGgtcttttcctctttttttttgatcaaaagtcTCTGCTCTTTTCTTTATCATCATTTCTTGTGATTCCTTCTGAGAACAGAGCACAAAAGATATGATGCATTAGCTTTGGTTATCTATCAAATCGTAAATCGTATACAGAACTACTATAAACAGCTCTCATCATATGTTTATTCTTAGAAGAAGTAATAGCACCAAACTTTGATATAGACTTTTTGAGTATACAACAAGTCAAAGCAATTTCAGGAAAAAGCCAAATTTTCTCTAAGAATAATAAGAATCTAGTGGTCTTTTTTAATTGACAAGGTTTGAGTACACGACTGCCTTCCATCACTCTCATTTCTCTAGATGGGACCTATTTTGCAAATTTAGTCCAATATTTTTTCGTTTTCTGATTAACTGCATGAATGGTACCATTGTGTCACAGGTCAGAGGCCCAAAAAAACAAGCACAGGTGTATATCAAAGCGTGTTCTGTCAGAGAAAAACTTACAAATGAATAACCAAGGAAGTCAGAACGTTGCAACTTGCAAGCCCGTCACTACATTTGTCCACACTGACACCGACACTTTCAGAGAAGTCGTGCAGCGCTTGACAGGTCCATCAGAGAGCAATGCTGCAGCAATACCAGAAGCAACAGTGATAAAAACCGCCATTCAAAGGAAGCCCACTTCTAAGCTCCATGAGAGAAGGCAATGCATGAGGCCAAAGCTTGAAATTGTCAAACCTCCTCTAAGCTTTAAACCCACTGGTAAGAAACCATTATCTAAATCTGGTATTACCAACCTTTTAACAGATCCACTAAGCACCTCTTCTTCATTGGTCTCTAACTTGTCCTTGATAGAAGGAGATAAAGCAGATCCAGATAGTTGTACAACAAACAACGAAGAAGAGGAGAGAGCCATTAAAGAAAGACGCTTTTACTTGCATCCATCGCCAAGGTCTAAACCAGGGTATACAGAGCCAGCGTTGCTTACTTTGTTTCCTTTAACATCTCCCAATTCGAGTGGCAGACCATAAAGCGTGTTCTCTGCCAACTATCCCAAAGCTCATGTACATGTAGCGTTTCAGAACTGTATCATTGAAAGAGAAAGACTCTTCACTTGCGTTATCTTAATCAAGATTTGTCTCTGTAACATTTCTGCAATGCTTTTTCTTTCTTCATCGGTTAAAACGCCACTGGCTCTTTCATCTGAACAAATAAAGCATTTAGTACGTCAAACATACTGTTTCTTCGAGGGTGAGAAGAATCTCCAGACATAAACACATTCATTTTCCCATCCACATCCAGCCAGCTACACCCTGCTGGCTTTTTCATTTCCTTTTTCTTCATTAGTTTCCTCAACTCCTTCACGCCTTCCCATTTACCATCTGCAGCATACATGTTTGATATCAGAACGTAGTTCCCGATGTCTTCAGATTCAGCTTCCAAAAGATGATTTGCAGCTAAGCGCCCCAGATCCATCCTATTATAGGTTATACACGCCCTTAACAGTGTTCCCCATATATTCTCATTAGGTTCAACTGGCATCTCTGTGACGAAAGCATATGCATCATCAAGTCGACCCCTTCGAGCAAGTAGATCTACAACAGAAGCATACTGTTCCATTGTAGGGTTTATACCATAGACCGTCCTTATTGAGTCGAATATATGCAATCCATCctgtattaacccagcatgacAGCATGCAGTCAACAGAGTAGTTATGAAAACATGATCG of the Brassica rapa cultivar Chiifu-401-42 chromosome A03, CAAS_Brap_v3.01, whole genome shotgun sequence genome contains:
- the LOC103855790 gene encoding VQ motif-containing protein 31 isoform X1, producing MNNQGSQNVATCKPVTTFVHTDTDTFREVVQRLTGPSESNAAAIPEATVIKTAIQRKPTSKLHERRQCMRPKLEIVKPPLSFKPTGKKPLSKSGITNLLTDPLSTSSSLVSNLSLIEGDKADPDSCTTNNEEEERAIKERRFYLHPSPRSKPGYTEPALLTLFPLTSPNSSGRP
- the LOC103855790 gene encoding VQ motif-containing protein 31 isoform X2 yields the protein MNNQGSQNVATCKPVTTFVHTDTDTFREVVQRLTGPSESNAAAIPEATVIKTAIQRKPTSKLHERRQCMRPKLEIVKPPLSFKPTEGDKADPDSCTTNNEEEERAIKERRFYLHPSPRSKPGYTEPALLTLFPLTSPNSSGRP